The following are from one region of the Populus trichocarpa isolate Nisqually-1 chromosome 8, P.trichocarpa_v4.1, whole genome shotgun sequence genome:
- the LOC18101319 gene encoding phosphatidylinositol-3-phosphatase myotubularin-1 isoform X1: MSAPRRSTSLRDSSSDSERMEGTGSWDDALDWFKLEVQHPASRSVSHHANYKCLLEAERVLVEGRGVVLINTDEAGTLIVTNFRLIFLSEGTENIIALGTIPLATIEKFSKMVVKNQSAPRHSEKTPSQRFLQVIGKDMRIVVFGFRSKTKQRRAIYDGLLRCTKPSRLWDLYAFSCGPFKFTNANPKVRLLNEYFRLLGKGLCRASMDMIDNGSYTMSNELWRICNVNSNYIMCPSYPFALIVPKSISDEEVIQASNFRSKGRLPVVSWCHPETGAVLARSSQPLVGLMMNMRSNTDEKLVAELCSQLGDEKKRRRKLYIADARPRKNALANVAMGGGSESSSNYFQSEVVFFGIDNIHSMRESLSRLRDYLDAHGTTSSDGTLSLLRHGGWTWGGGNLSNMSASVSTLGDSGWLIHVQSVLAGSAWIAARVALESASVLVHCSDGWDRTSQLVALANLLLDPYYRTFTGFQALIEKDWLAFGHPFAERGGMPTVSGSSGRPPDLCRQSSVGSFPLPPMCQSSGSFAPPTPSSSHAQNQQSPIFLQWIDCVSQLLRMYPFAFEFSSAFLVDLLDCVLSCRFGNFFCNSEKERQQVGISEACGCLWAYLADLRSSEGRSHVHCNPFYSPLKHNGPLLPPAAALAPTLWPQFHLRWACPSEAQAGELEAQCRIMSIKFSKLQKAKEGAEKKAKETAIVVESLSAELRNEKQLSSSAMALAKRASKETAAIKRAIQSLGCKVHYASGGDTTVDIETSPVKNSQKSVFSPSTRESVGIVQHEDKSDLSVSISVAADDVVSNNPFGRVCDTLCPLRTRDGGCRWPDAGCAQLASQFIGVKADYEALDSLSIYEGYFKTMEGGK, encoded by the exons ATGTCCGCGCCACGGCGATCAACGTCGCTCAGAGACTCTTCCTCCGATTCTGAGCGGATGGAAGGCACAGGTAGCTGGGACGACGCTCTCGACTGGTTCAAACTCGAG GTGCAGCATCCGGCGTCGCGCTCGGTCTCGCATCACGCTAATTACAAGTGCTTGCTTGAGGCAGAGCGTGTTCTTGTCGAG GGACGCGGTGTTGTTCTTATCAATACTGACGAGGCAGGTACCTTGATAGTGACTAATTTCCGTCTTATTTTTCTG AGTGAGGGAACGGAAAATATTATTGCGCTTGGCACAATTCCGCTAGCAACAATTGAGAAGTTCAGCAAAATG GTTGTAAAAAATCAATCAGCCCCTCGTCATTCTGAGAAGACTCCATCACAGCGATTTCTCCAAGTCATTG GGAAAGATATGAGAATTGTTGTTTTTGGTTTCCGGTCCAAAACAAAGCAG AGACGGGCCATATATGATGGGTTATTGAGGTGCACAAAACCATCAAGACTCTGGGATCTTTATGCTTTTAGCTGTGGACCGTTCAAATTTACTAATGCAAACCCAAAAGTACGCTTGTTGAATGAGTATTTCCGTCTTCTAGGAAAAGGCCTTTGTAGGGCATCAATGGATATGATCGACAATGGGTCATATACAATGTCTAATGAGCTGTGGAGAATCTGTAATGTAAATTCCAACTACATAATGTGCCCAAGTTACCCTTTTGCCTTGATTGTTCCAAAATCAATCAG TGATGAAGAAGTGATCCAGGCATCCAACTTTCGTTCCAAGGGTCGTTTACCTGTAGTTTCTTGGTGTCATCCCG AAACTGGAGCAGTCCTTGCACGTTCATCCCAACCCTTAGTTGGTCTGATGATGAATATGAGGAG CAACACAGATGAAAAGCTTGTTGCAGAACTTTGCTCTCAACTTGGTGATGAGAAAAAAAGGCGGAG GAAGTTATACATTGCTGATGCAAGACCTAGAAAAAATGCTTTAGCAAATGTCGCAATGGGAGGTGGCTCAGAATCATCATCCAACTATTTTCAATCTGAG GTAGTTTTCTTTGGGATAGACAACATACATTCTATGAGAGAGAGTCTTTCTCGGCTTAGGGACTACTTAGATGCTCATGGCACCACTTCATCAGATGGAACACTATCACTCTTG AGACATGGTGGTTGGACCTGGGGTGGAGGCAATCTCAGCAATATGTCTGCCTCTGTTTCAACCCTCGGTGATAGTGGTTGGTTAATACATGTTCAAAGTGTCTTGGCTGGTTCAGCTTGGATTGCTGCTCGTGTTGCTTTGGAATCAGCATCAGTACTTGTACATTGCAG TGATGGATGGGATAGAACGAGTCAGCTGGTTGCACTTGCTAATTTGTTGCTCGACCCATACTATCGGACATTCACAGGGTTTCAG GCACTCATTGAAAAAGACTGGCTAGCATTTGGTCATCCATTTGCTGAGCGTGGGGGCATGCCAACTGTATCTGGGAGCAGCGGAAGACCTCCTGATTTATGTAGGCAATCTTCTGTTGGGAGTTTTCCATTGCCACCCATGTGTCAGTCATCGGGATCATTTGCGCCACCAACTCCTAGTTCTTCTCATGCACAGAACCAGCAGTCACCCATATTTTTGCAG TGGATTGATTGTGTTTCTCAATTATTGCGGATGTATCCCTTTGCTTTCGAGTTCTCCTCG GCTTTCCTGGTGGACTTGTTGGACTGTGTCCTTTCATGTCGTTTCGGTAACTTCTTCTGCAACAG TGAGAAGGAAAGGCAGCAAGTTGGTATTTCTGAAGCTTGTGGGTGCTTGTGGGCTTATTTGGCCGATCTGCGTTCTTCAGAAGGAAGGTCTCATGTGCACTGTAACCCTTTTTACAGTCCTCTGAAACATAATGGTCCATTGTTACCTCCAGCAGCAGCCTTAGCCCCAACACTGTGGCCCCAATTCCACCTTCGGTGGGCTTGTCCTTCAGAAGCCCAAGCTGGGGAGCTTGAAGCTCAATGTCGGATAATGTCTATAAAATTCTCCAAACTACAGAAG GCAAAAGAAGGGGCTGAGAAGAAAGCTAAAGAAACTGCAATTGTTGTGGAGTCATTGTCTGCAGAATTACGGAATGAGAAGCAGCTCAGTAGCTCTGCTATGGCCTTGGCCAAGAGGGCCAGCAAGGAAACTGCAGCCATAAAGCGAGCCATACAATCATTGGGATGCAAAGTTCATTATGCTAGTGGTGGTGATACTACTGTTGATATCGAGACCAGCCCTGTGAAAAATTCACAGAAATCTGTGTTTTCTCCTTCTACAAGAGAATCTGTTGGTATTGTCCAACATGAAGATAAGTCAGATCTATCAGTTTCCATTTCAGTAGCGGCAGATGATGTTGTTTCCAATAATCCATTTGGTCGAGTGTGCGATACTTTATGCCCATTACGCACAAGAGATGGAGGCTGCAGGTGGCCAGATGCTGGTTGTGCTCAACTAGCTAGTCAGTTTATTGGGGTGAAGGCAGACTATGAGGCACTCGATAGTCTTTCTATATACGAAGGTTATTTTAAGACA ATGGAAGGAGGTAAATAG
- the LOC18101319 gene encoding phosphatidylinositol-3-phosphatase myotubularin-1 isoform X2 encodes MSAPRRSTSLRDSSSDSERMEGTGSWDDALDWFKLEVQHPASRSVSHHANYKCLLEAERVLVEGRGVVLINTDEAGTLIVTNFRLIFLSEGTENIIALGTIPLATIEKFSKMVVKNQSAPRHSEKTPSQRFLQVIGKDMRIVVFGFRSKTKQRRAIYDGLLRCTKPSRLWDLYAFSCGPFKFTNANPKVRLLNEYFRLLGKGLCRASMDMIDNGSYTMSNELWRICNVNSNYIMCPSYPFALIVPKSISDEEVIQASNFRSKGRLPVVSWCHPETGAVLARSSQPLVGLMMNMRSNTDEKLVAELCSQLGDEKKRRRKLYIADARPRKNALANVAMGGGSESSSNYFQSEVVFFGIDNIHSMRESLSRLRDYLDAHGTTSSDGTLSLLRHGGWTWGGGNLSNMSASVSTLGDSGWLIHVQSVLAGSAWIAARVALESASVLVHCSDGWDRTSQLVALANLLLDPYYRTFTGFQALIEKDWLAFGHPFAERGGMPTVSGSSGRPPDLCRQSSVGSFPLPPMCQSSGSFAPPTPSSSHAQNQQSPIFLQWIDCVSQLLRMYPFAFEFSSAFLVDLLDCVLSCRFGNFFCNSEKERQQVGISEACGCLWAYLADLRSSEGRSHVHCNPFYSPLKHNGPLLPPAAALAPTLWPQFHLRWACPSEAQAGELEAQCRIMSIKFSKLQKAKEGAEKKAKETAIVVESLSAELRNEKQLSSSAMALAKRASKETAAIKRAIQSLGCKVHYASGGDTTVDIETSPVKNSQKSVFSPSTRESVGIVQHEDKSDLSVSISVAADDVVSNNPFGRVCDTLCPLRTRDGGCRWPDAGCAQLASQFIGVKADYEALDSLSIYEGYFKTVRGK; translated from the exons ATGTCCGCGCCACGGCGATCAACGTCGCTCAGAGACTCTTCCTCCGATTCTGAGCGGATGGAAGGCACAGGTAGCTGGGACGACGCTCTCGACTGGTTCAAACTCGAG GTGCAGCATCCGGCGTCGCGCTCGGTCTCGCATCACGCTAATTACAAGTGCTTGCTTGAGGCAGAGCGTGTTCTTGTCGAG GGACGCGGTGTTGTTCTTATCAATACTGACGAGGCAGGTACCTTGATAGTGACTAATTTCCGTCTTATTTTTCTG AGTGAGGGAACGGAAAATATTATTGCGCTTGGCACAATTCCGCTAGCAACAATTGAGAAGTTCAGCAAAATG GTTGTAAAAAATCAATCAGCCCCTCGTCATTCTGAGAAGACTCCATCACAGCGATTTCTCCAAGTCATTG GGAAAGATATGAGAATTGTTGTTTTTGGTTTCCGGTCCAAAACAAAGCAG AGACGGGCCATATATGATGGGTTATTGAGGTGCACAAAACCATCAAGACTCTGGGATCTTTATGCTTTTAGCTGTGGACCGTTCAAATTTACTAATGCAAACCCAAAAGTACGCTTGTTGAATGAGTATTTCCGTCTTCTAGGAAAAGGCCTTTGTAGGGCATCAATGGATATGATCGACAATGGGTCATATACAATGTCTAATGAGCTGTGGAGAATCTGTAATGTAAATTCCAACTACATAATGTGCCCAAGTTACCCTTTTGCCTTGATTGTTCCAAAATCAATCAG TGATGAAGAAGTGATCCAGGCATCCAACTTTCGTTCCAAGGGTCGTTTACCTGTAGTTTCTTGGTGTCATCCCG AAACTGGAGCAGTCCTTGCACGTTCATCCCAACCCTTAGTTGGTCTGATGATGAATATGAGGAG CAACACAGATGAAAAGCTTGTTGCAGAACTTTGCTCTCAACTTGGTGATGAGAAAAAAAGGCGGAG GAAGTTATACATTGCTGATGCAAGACCTAGAAAAAATGCTTTAGCAAATGTCGCAATGGGAGGTGGCTCAGAATCATCATCCAACTATTTTCAATCTGAG GTAGTTTTCTTTGGGATAGACAACATACATTCTATGAGAGAGAGTCTTTCTCGGCTTAGGGACTACTTAGATGCTCATGGCACCACTTCATCAGATGGAACACTATCACTCTTG AGACATGGTGGTTGGACCTGGGGTGGAGGCAATCTCAGCAATATGTCTGCCTCTGTTTCAACCCTCGGTGATAGTGGTTGGTTAATACATGTTCAAAGTGTCTTGGCTGGTTCAGCTTGGATTGCTGCTCGTGTTGCTTTGGAATCAGCATCAGTACTTGTACATTGCAG TGATGGATGGGATAGAACGAGTCAGCTGGTTGCACTTGCTAATTTGTTGCTCGACCCATACTATCGGACATTCACAGGGTTTCAG GCACTCATTGAAAAAGACTGGCTAGCATTTGGTCATCCATTTGCTGAGCGTGGGGGCATGCCAACTGTATCTGGGAGCAGCGGAAGACCTCCTGATTTATGTAGGCAATCTTCTGTTGGGAGTTTTCCATTGCCACCCATGTGTCAGTCATCGGGATCATTTGCGCCACCAACTCCTAGTTCTTCTCATGCACAGAACCAGCAGTCACCCATATTTTTGCAG TGGATTGATTGTGTTTCTCAATTATTGCGGATGTATCCCTTTGCTTTCGAGTTCTCCTCG GCTTTCCTGGTGGACTTGTTGGACTGTGTCCTTTCATGTCGTTTCGGTAACTTCTTCTGCAACAG TGAGAAGGAAAGGCAGCAAGTTGGTATTTCTGAAGCTTGTGGGTGCTTGTGGGCTTATTTGGCCGATCTGCGTTCTTCAGAAGGAAGGTCTCATGTGCACTGTAACCCTTTTTACAGTCCTCTGAAACATAATGGTCCATTGTTACCTCCAGCAGCAGCCTTAGCCCCAACACTGTGGCCCCAATTCCACCTTCGGTGGGCTTGTCCTTCAGAAGCCCAAGCTGGGGAGCTTGAAGCTCAATGTCGGATAATGTCTATAAAATTCTCCAAACTACAGAAG GCAAAAGAAGGGGCTGAGAAGAAAGCTAAAGAAACTGCAATTGTTGTGGAGTCATTGTCTGCAGAATTACGGAATGAGAAGCAGCTCAGTAGCTCTGCTATGGCCTTGGCCAAGAGGGCCAGCAAGGAAACTGCAGCCATAAAGCGAGCCATACAATCATTGGGATGCAAAGTTCATTATGCTAGTGGTGGTGATACTACTGTTGATATCGAGACCAGCCCTGTGAAAAATTCACAGAAATCTGTGTTTTCTCCTTCTACAAGAGAATCTGTTGGTATTGTCCAACATGAAGATAAGTCAGATCTATCAGTTTCCATTTCAGTAGCGGCAGATGATGTTGTTTCCAATAATCCATTTGGTCGAGTGTGCGATACTTTATGCCCATTACGCACAAGAGATGGAGGCTGCAGGTGGCCAGATGCTGGTTGTGCTCAACTAGCTAGTCAGTTTATTGGGGTGAAGGCAGACTATGAGGCACTCGATAGTCTTTCTATATACGAAGGTTATTTTAAGACAGTGA GAGGTAAATAG
- the LOC18101319 gene encoding phosphatidylinositol-3-phosphatase myotubularin-1 isoform X3, translated as MSAPRRSTSLRDSSSDSERMEGTGSWDDALDWFKLEHPASRSVSHHANYKCLLEAERVLVEGRGVVLINTDEAGTLIVTNFRLIFLSEGTENIIALGTIPLATIEKFSKMVVKNQSAPRHSEKTPSQRFLQVIGKDMRIVVFGFRSKTKQRRAIYDGLLRCTKPSRLWDLYAFSCGPFKFTNANPKVRLLNEYFRLLGKGLCRASMDMIDNGSYTMSNELWRICNVNSNYIMCPSYPFALIVPKSISDEEVIQASNFRSKGRLPVVSWCHPETGAVLARSSQPLVGLMMNMRSNTDEKLVAELCSQLGDEKKRRRKLYIADARPRKNALANVAMGGGSESSSNYFQSEVVFFGIDNIHSMRESLSRLRDYLDAHGTTSSDGTLSLLRHGGWTWGGGNLSNMSASVSTLGDSGWLIHVQSVLAGSAWIAARVALESASVLVHCSDGWDRTSQLVALANLLLDPYYRTFTGFQALIEKDWLAFGHPFAERGGMPTVSGSSGRPPDLCRQSSVGSFPLPPMCQSSGSFAPPTPSSSHAQNQQSPIFLQWIDCVSQLLRMYPFAFEFSSAFLVDLLDCVLSCRFGNFFCNSEKERQQVGISEACGCLWAYLADLRSSEGRSHVHCNPFYSPLKHNGPLLPPAAALAPTLWPQFHLRWACPSEAQAGELEAQCRIMSIKFSKLQKAKEGAEKKAKETAIVVESLSAELRNEKQLSSSAMALAKRASKETAAIKRAIQSLGCKVHYASGGDTTVDIETSPVKNSQKSVFSPSTRESVGIVQHEDKSDLSVSISVAADDVVSNNPFGRVCDTLCPLRTRDGGCRWPDAGCAQLASQFIGVKADYEALDSLSIYEGYFKTMEGGK; from the exons ATGTCCGCGCCACGGCGATCAACGTCGCTCAGAGACTCTTCCTCCGATTCTGAGCGGATGGAAGGCACAGGTAGCTGGGACGACGCTCTCGACTGGTTCAAACTCGAG CATCCGGCGTCGCGCTCGGTCTCGCATCACGCTAATTACAAGTGCTTGCTTGAGGCAGAGCGTGTTCTTGTCGAG GGACGCGGTGTTGTTCTTATCAATACTGACGAGGCAGGTACCTTGATAGTGACTAATTTCCGTCTTATTTTTCTG AGTGAGGGAACGGAAAATATTATTGCGCTTGGCACAATTCCGCTAGCAACAATTGAGAAGTTCAGCAAAATG GTTGTAAAAAATCAATCAGCCCCTCGTCATTCTGAGAAGACTCCATCACAGCGATTTCTCCAAGTCATTG GGAAAGATATGAGAATTGTTGTTTTTGGTTTCCGGTCCAAAACAAAGCAG AGACGGGCCATATATGATGGGTTATTGAGGTGCACAAAACCATCAAGACTCTGGGATCTTTATGCTTTTAGCTGTGGACCGTTCAAATTTACTAATGCAAACCCAAAAGTACGCTTGTTGAATGAGTATTTCCGTCTTCTAGGAAAAGGCCTTTGTAGGGCATCAATGGATATGATCGACAATGGGTCATATACAATGTCTAATGAGCTGTGGAGAATCTGTAATGTAAATTCCAACTACATAATGTGCCCAAGTTACCCTTTTGCCTTGATTGTTCCAAAATCAATCAG TGATGAAGAAGTGATCCAGGCATCCAACTTTCGTTCCAAGGGTCGTTTACCTGTAGTTTCTTGGTGTCATCCCG AAACTGGAGCAGTCCTTGCACGTTCATCCCAACCCTTAGTTGGTCTGATGATGAATATGAGGAG CAACACAGATGAAAAGCTTGTTGCAGAACTTTGCTCTCAACTTGGTGATGAGAAAAAAAGGCGGAG GAAGTTATACATTGCTGATGCAAGACCTAGAAAAAATGCTTTAGCAAATGTCGCAATGGGAGGTGGCTCAGAATCATCATCCAACTATTTTCAATCTGAG GTAGTTTTCTTTGGGATAGACAACATACATTCTATGAGAGAGAGTCTTTCTCGGCTTAGGGACTACTTAGATGCTCATGGCACCACTTCATCAGATGGAACACTATCACTCTTG AGACATGGTGGTTGGACCTGGGGTGGAGGCAATCTCAGCAATATGTCTGCCTCTGTTTCAACCCTCGGTGATAGTGGTTGGTTAATACATGTTCAAAGTGTCTTGGCTGGTTCAGCTTGGATTGCTGCTCGTGTTGCTTTGGAATCAGCATCAGTACTTGTACATTGCAG TGATGGATGGGATAGAACGAGTCAGCTGGTTGCACTTGCTAATTTGTTGCTCGACCCATACTATCGGACATTCACAGGGTTTCAG GCACTCATTGAAAAAGACTGGCTAGCATTTGGTCATCCATTTGCTGAGCGTGGGGGCATGCCAACTGTATCTGGGAGCAGCGGAAGACCTCCTGATTTATGTAGGCAATCTTCTGTTGGGAGTTTTCCATTGCCACCCATGTGTCAGTCATCGGGATCATTTGCGCCACCAACTCCTAGTTCTTCTCATGCACAGAACCAGCAGTCACCCATATTTTTGCAG TGGATTGATTGTGTTTCTCAATTATTGCGGATGTATCCCTTTGCTTTCGAGTTCTCCTCG GCTTTCCTGGTGGACTTGTTGGACTGTGTCCTTTCATGTCGTTTCGGTAACTTCTTCTGCAACAG TGAGAAGGAAAGGCAGCAAGTTGGTATTTCTGAAGCTTGTGGGTGCTTGTGGGCTTATTTGGCCGATCTGCGTTCTTCAGAAGGAAGGTCTCATGTGCACTGTAACCCTTTTTACAGTCCTCTGAAACATAATGGTCCATTGTTACCTCCAGCAGCAGCCTTAGCCCCAACACTGTGGCCCCAATTCCACCTTCGGTGGGCTTGTCCTTCAGAAGCCCAAGCTGGGGAGCTTGAAGCTCAATGTCGGATAATGTCTATAAAATTCTCCAAACTACAGAAG GCAAAAGAAGGGGCTGAGAAGAAAGCTAAAGAAACTGCAATTGTTGTGGAGTCATTGTCTGCAGAATTACGGAATGAGAAGCAGCTCAGTAGCTCTGCTATGGCCTTGGCCAAGAGGGCCAGCAAGGAAACTGCAGCCATAAAGCGAGCCATACAATCATTGGGATGCAAAGTTCATTATGCTAGTGGTGGTGATACTACTGTTGATATCGAGACCAGCCCTGTGAAAAATTCACAGAAATCTGTGTTTTCTCCTTCTACAAGAGAATCTGTTGGTATTGTCCAACATGAAGATAAGTCAGATCTATCAGTTTCCATTTCAGTAGCGGCAGATGATGTTGTTTCCAATAATCCATTTGGTCGAGTGTGCGATACTTTATGCCCATTACGCACAAGAGATGGAGGCTGCAGGTGGCCAGATGCTGGTTGTGCTCAACTAGCTAGTCAGTTTATTGGGGTGAAGGCAGACTATGAGGCACTCGATAGTCTTTCTATATACGAAGGTTATTTTAAGACA ATGGAAGGAGGTAAATAG
- the LOC18101319 gene encoding phosphatidylinositol-3-phosphatase myotubularin-1 isoform X5 — translation MSAPRRSTSLRDSSSDSERMEGTGSWDDALDWFKLEVQHPASRSVSHHANYKCLLEAERVLVEGRGVVLINTDEAGTLIVTNFRLIFLSEGTENIIALGTIPLATIEKFSKMVVKNQSAPRHSEKTPSQRFLQVIGKDMRIVVFGFRSKTKQRRAIYDGLLRCTKPSRLWDLYAFSCGPFKFTNANPKVRLLNEYFRLLGKGLCRASMDMIDNGSYTMSNELWRICNVNSNYIMCPSYPFALIVPKSISNTDEKLVAELCSQLGDEKKRRRKLYIADARPRKNALANVAMGGGSESSSNYFQSEVVFFGIDNIHSMRESLSRLRDYLDAHGTTSSDGTLSLLRHGGWTWGGGNLSNMSASVSTLGDSGWLIHVQSVLAGSAWIAARVALESASVLVHCSDGWDRTSQLVALANLLLDPYYRTFTGFQALIEKDWLAFGHPFAERGGMPTVSGSSGRPPDLCRQSSVGSFPLPPMCQSSGSFAPPTPSSSHAQNQQSPIFLQWIDCVSQLLRMYPFAFEFSSAFLVDLLDCVLSCRFGNFFCNSEKERQQVGISEACGCLWAYLADLRSSEGRSHVHCNPFYSPLKHNGPLLPPAAALAPTLWPQFHLRWACPSEAQAGELEAQCRIMSIKFSKLQKAKEGAEKKAKETAIVVESLSAELRNEKQLSSSAMALAKRASKETAAIKRAIQSLGCKVHYASGGDTTVDIETSPVKNSQKSVFSPSTRESVGIVQHEDKSDLSVSISVAADDVVSNNPFGRVCDTLCPLRTRDGGCRWPDAGCAQLASQFIGVKADYEALDSLSIYEGYFKTMEGGK, via the exons ATGTCCGCGCCACGGCGATCAACGTCGCTCAGAGACTCTTCCTCCGATTCTGAGCGGATGGAAGGCACAGGTAGCTGGGACGACGCTCTCGACTGGTTCAAACTCGAG GTGCAGCATCCGGCGTCGCGCTCGGTCTCGCATCACGCTAATTACAAGTGCTTGCTTGAGGCAGAGCGTGTTCTTGTCGAG GGACGCGGTGTTGTTCTTATCAATACTGACGAGGCAGGTACCTTGATAGTGACTAATTTCCGTCTTATTTTTCTG AGTGAGGGAACGGAAAATATTATTGCGCTTGGCACAATTCCGCTAGCAACAATTGAGAAGTTCAGCAAAATG GTTGTAAAAAATCAATCAGCCCCTCGTCATTCTGAGAAGACTCCATCACAGCGATTTCTCCAAGTCATTG GGAAAGATATGAGAATTGTTGTTTTTGGTTTCCGGTCCAAAACAAAGCAG AGACGGGCCATATATGATGGGTTATTGAGGTGCACAAAACCATCAAGACTCTGGGATCTTTATGCTTTTAGCTGTGGACCGTTCAAATTTACTAATGCAAACCCAAAAGTACGCTTGTTGAATGAGTATTTCCGTCTTCTAGGAAAAGGCCTTTGTAGGGCATCAATGGATATGATCGACAATGGGTCATATACAATGTCTAATGAGCTGTGGAGAATCTGTAATGTAAATTCCAACTACATAATGTGCCCAAGTTACCCTTTTGCCTTGATTGTTCCAAAATCAATCAG CAACACAGATGAAAAGCTTGTTGCAGAACTTTGCTCTCAACTTGGTGATGAGAAAAAAAGGCGGAG GAAGTTATACATTGCTGATGCAAGACCTAGAAAAAATGCTTTAGCAAATGTCGCAATGGGAGGTGGCTCAGAATCATCATCCAACTATTTTCAATCTGAG GTAGTTTTCTTTGGGATAGACAACATACATTCTATGAGAGAGAGTCTTTCTCGGCTTAGGGACTACTTAGATGCTCATGGCACCACTTCATCAGATGGAACACTATCACTCTTG AGACATGGTGGTTGGACCTGGGGTGGAGGCAATCTCAGCAATATGTCTGCCTCTGTTTCAACCCTCGGTGATAGTGGTTGGTTAATACATGTTCAAAGTGTCTTGGCTGGTTCAGCTTGGATTGCTGCTCGTGTTGCTTTGGAATCAGCATCAGTACTTGTACATTGCAG TGATGGATGGGATAGAACGAGTCAGCTGGTTGCACTTGCTAATTTGTTGCTCGACCCATACTATCGGACATTCACAGGGTTTCAG GCACTCATTGAAAAAGACTGGCTAGCATTTGGTCATCCATTTGCTGAGCGTGGGGGCATGCCAACTGTATCTGGGAGCAGCGGAAGACCTCCTGATTTATGTAGGCAATCTTCTGTTGGGAGTTTTCCATTGCCACCCATGTGTCAGTCATCGGGATCATTTGCGCCACCAACTCCTAGTTCTTCTCATGCACAGAACCAGCAGTCACCCATATTTTTGCAG TGGATTGATTGTGTTTCTCAATTATTGCGGATGTATCCCTTTGCTTTCGAGTTCTCCTCG GCTTTCCTGGTGGACTTGTTGGACTGTGTCCTTTCATGTCGTTTCGGTAACTTCTTCTGCAACAG TGAGAAGGAAAGGCAGCAAGTTGGTATTTCTGAAGCTTGTGGGTGCTTGTGGGCTTATTTGGCCGATCTGCGTTCTTCAGAAGGAAGGTCTCATGTGCACTGTAACCCTTTTTACAGTCCTCTGAAACATAATGGTCCATTGTTACCTCCAGCAGCAGCCTTAGCCCCAACACTGTGGCCCCAATTCCACCTTCGGTGGGCTTGTCCTTCAGAAGCCCAAGCTGGGGAGCTTGAAGCTCAATGTCGGATAATGTCTATAAAATTCTCCAAACTACAGAAG GCAAAAGAAGGGGCTGAGAAGAAAGCTAAAGAAACTGCAATTGTTGTGGAGTCATTGTCTGCAGAATTACGGAATGAGAAGCAGCTCAGTAGCTCTGCTATGGCCTTGGCCAAGAGGGCCAGCAAGGAAACTGCAGCCATAAAGCGAGCCATACAATCATTGGGATGCAAAGTTCATTATGCTAGTGGTGGTGATACTACTGTTGATATCGAGACCAGCCCTGTGAAAAATTCACAGAAATCTGTGTTTTCTCCTTCTACAAGAGAATCTGTTGGTATTGTCCAACATGAAGATAAGTCAGATCTATCAGTTTCCATTTCAGTAGCGGCAGATGATGTTGTTTCCAATAATCCATTTGGTCGAGTGTGCGATACTTTATGCCCATTACGCACAAGAGATGGAGGCTGCAGGTGGCCAGATGCTGGTTGTGCTCAACTAGCTAGTCAGTTTATTGGGGTGAAGGCAGACTATGAGGCACTCGATAGTCTTTCTATATACGAAGGTTATTTTAAGACA ATGGAAGGAGGTAAATAG